The Thalassotalea sediminis genome includes the window AATCAGGTAGAAATTGTGGATAGGCCTGTACATCATTAATTAATTCAAACATTTGTTCAGTACTGAACATCACCAAGGCATTACGACTGATAACCGGCATTCTATTCCCCTTTATTTTCGGCGGATATAATAACAAAGGCGACAGAAAATAGCATTATTGATAAAAATCATTTCATTCACTGACAGTGTGAGTATAATGAGCGCCGTTATGGGAAAGAAAAAATCAAAACAATCAAATAGCAATACCATTGCGCTAAATAAAAAAGCACGTCATAACTATAACTTAACTGACAAGTTTGAGGCAGGTATGAGCCTGCAAGGCTGGGAAATTAAAAGTATTCGCAGCGGAAAGGTTAATATTTCAGACTGTTATGTAATGTTAAAAGATGGCGAAGCCTATTTAACTGGCGCGGAAATTTTGCCGTTAAATGCTGCATCGAGTCATGTAGTGTGCGACCCTGTGCGTTCTAGAAAGTTACTACTGAATCGTAGAGAGCTTGATCGCCTTATTGGTTCTGTAGAGCGTGACGGTTACTCGTTAATTGCCACTGCTATGTATTGGAAACAATGCTGGGTAAAATTAGAATTTTACCTCGGTAAAGGTAAGAAAACACATGATAAACGTGCAGATATAAAAGACAGAGAATGGCAAATAGATAAAGGCCGTTTGATGAAAAATAAAAACTTGGATAAATAACCTACAATCAATTGGTTAAAATTTATCACGTTGTTTAATTGATAAAAGCGCAGTACAATAAGCGCTTGAGTGTTATCTCAAAACTTTGGGGCGGATTTAGGATTCGACGGGATTCGCGAAACCCAAGGTGCATGCCCAGGGGCGGTTGGCCTGGTAAAAAGCCGCAAAACTATAGTTGCAAACGACGAAACGTTCGCACTAGCAGCTTAATGCTAGCCATCCCCACGAAGCTTTACCTGTAGGCTTGTGGTGCGATGGTCATAGAATACTAGGTTAGCGAGGGAACCTTGTCTGAGGGTGAACCGCGAAACAGTATCAGACTCACCAGAAAGAAGCCTGTCGTTCGGCGTCTGACTGGTTAAACAAATGATCGACTAAGCATGTAGTACCGAGGATGTAGGTTTTTCGGACGGGGGTTCAACTCCCCCCCGCTCCACCAAATCCCAATAAAAAAAGACGCTAACAAGCGTCTTTTTTTATGTCTGGCATTCACACTCAATTAACAGTGACAACCATATGTTACCGACCCCTTAAATTGCTTTAATTCGTCCTAATTCGAAGAAAAACCACAATCATAAGAAATGATGCTTACTTAAATGTGTGAAGGATCGACATTAAGCTTACTTTTTGAAATTACGCAATGCAAAACCCAAAAAGCCGAGTGCGAATATAGCTAGCGTTGAAGGTTCTGGTACCGATGAACGGGTTACTGAAACAATGTCTACTTCTGCCCAAGATGCGTTGACACTACTATTTCTATTGTTCCAGGTGAAATAAGCATCGTCAGCAGAATTGATCCAACTAGTACCATTTGGTATCCATGTATTTGATGATAAATCAAAATCGCCAAAGCCAGCTAGGTCACTAATTTCGTCTATTACATGATTATATGAAGTGGACATCCAATTAAATGAGTCTAACTCGTTAAGTGTTAGCAACATATCGTTATTCGTGTCCGAACCACTAAATGAGCCTAATGTGTCGTTATAATTTGTTATATCAAAAACGACAGTAATTAACCCTGCATTTGCAATACTACTTATTGATAAAATCAATCCAGCAATAGCTGCTTTTATTATTTTGAACTTCATTAATCTCTCCTGAGAATACTTATTAAAGCGTAGAAAGATACTACTAATATTTAATCTTACATTAAGCGATAAATGTGCCAACTATAATAAAGTCTTTTATTTCAACATGATAATAAGGCTGTTAATGCCATTAATCACAACGGTGTAAAATGATCTGACACTTAGACTCGATTTTTGTTAACTAGAATATGTTAATACATTAGGATGATATTTAAAGTTTTTGGGAAACACCTTACTTTTCGCAATGTTCGATATTGAATATTTCATTTTTCGACTTTTGTTCTATATTTAGTCCAAGGTGTTTTTATTACTTTAAAGCGCAGGGAAGATGTTGAAAAGTTACAATCTATTCATTTTAGATGATGACCCGCAATATGCCGAACTTTTGCAAGATATTGCGATGGATAGTGGTTGGCAAGTTGAACATTCTACTGATCCTATTGCATTTTTAGCGCAAGAAATCAGCGATAACACCATTCTAGTTTTAGATCTTATTCTTCCTAATATTGATGGTATTGAAGTCATTCGCGCTCTAGCTGAACGTGGGCGTCATTACCCACTTATTTTGATAAGTGGCTTTGATAAAAAAGTGTTACATTCAGCGAGGCAGTTGGCAGAAGCCCATAATATGCCTGTTATTGATACACTTACTAAGCCTTTTGATATTGGCAGCTTTATAGCATTGTTAGATAACATCCAATTGTCAGAACAGCAACAAAAAAAACCAAAAAGAGCAAATGTAGAGTTTAGCAAACAAGCATTGTCAGATGCGATTGAACATCATGAACTGCTCTTGCACTACCAACCACAAATAAACTTAAGCACTGGAGAGGTAAGTAGTATTGAAGCATTGGTGCGGTGGCATCACCCTAGCTATGGTTTGGTGTACCCAGATAAATTTATTCATCTTATTGAACGTTTTAATCTCATTAATGAATTAACGAGTGGTGTACTAAAAATGGCATGTAGTGATCTTCGCGAATTTAAGAAGAAACACTCACTTATGAGACTGTCAGTGAATGTCACATCAGAGAATATTGTCTCGTTAGTTTTTCCTGAGATGTTAAAAACGATTACTGATCAGAATGGCATAAACCCATGCAATATTACTTTAGAGTTAACAGAAAGTGCGGTAATGGGAGAGTTAACGTCGTCTTTAGATGTACTAAATCGTTTGAGGATGAAAGGATTCAAATTATCTATTGATGACTTTGGCACTGGTTATTCATCGTTGCAGCAATTATTTCAAGCGCCTTTTACCGAGTTAAAAATTGATAGGGCATTCACGTCAAAAATGTTAGTAGATAAGGAAGCAATGGTGATTGTTAAAATCTGTATTATGCTCGGTAAAATGTTAAACATGAAAACACTGGCTGAAGGTGTCGAAAGTGCTGAAATACTGGAAGAATTAAAACGATTAGGGTGCGATTATGCTCAAGGCTATTATATTTCTAAACCCATGTCTTTTCTTGCGTTTTCAGACTGGATGTCCGTTAAAAAACATAGTTGTCAGTAACCTATAATTGTTACTTTTTCTTGAAGTTTTTGTAATTTGGTGAGATAAATAATAGACATTCTTCGGTGTTATATGGAAAGTAAATGCAATATTTTATGACGTACGCCTTTTATTGTTGCTGCTTTTTAGCCAGTATCAATGTGAGCGCTACGCATATTATTGCCATTACAGAACACCTTCCTCCATATCAACGTTTACATGATGATTTCCAAGTTACGGGCTTTACAGTAGAGATCGTTAAAGCATTAGGTGAAGAGCTTGGTGACGATATTACTATTGAAGTTTTACCATGGGCAAGAGCCTATCGCAGGGCTCAAGAAGAACCGAATGTACTTATCTTTTCTATGTATCGTATTCCTGCACGAGACAAGTTATTTAAATGGGTAGGTAAAGTAGATGAAAATGTACATTATTTTTATGCACTACGAAATAGCACTCACAACCATATTAAGACCGTAGCACAAGCGAA containing:
- the smpB gene encoding SsrA-binding protein SmpB; amino-acid sequence: MGKKKSKQSNSNTIALNKKARHNYNLTDKFEAGMSLQGWEIKSIRSGKVNISDCYVMLKDGEAYLTGAEILPLNAASSHVVCDPVRSRKLLLNRRELDRLIGSVERDGYSLIATAMYWKQCWVKLEFYLGKGKKTHDKRADIKDREWQIDKGRLMKNKNLDK
- a CDS encoding PEP-CTERM sorting domain-containing protein, giving the protein MKFKIIKAAIAGLILSISSIANAGLITVVFDITNYNDTLGSFSGSDTNNDMLLTLNELDSFNWMSTSYNHVIDEISDLAGFGDFDLSSNTWIPNGTSWINSADDAYFTWNNRNSSVNASWAEVDIVSVTRSSVPEPSTLAIFALGFLGFALRNFKK
- a CDS encoding EAL domain-containing response regulator, producing MLKSYNLFILDDDPQYAELLQDIAMDSGWQVEHSTDPIAFLAQEISDNTILVLDLILPNIDGIEVIRALAERGRHYPLILISGFDKKVLHSARQLAEAHNMPVIDTLTKPFDIGSFIALLDNIQLSEQQQKKPKRANVEFSKQALSDAIEHHELLLHYQPQINLSTGEVSSIEALVRWHHPSYGLVYPDKFIHLIERFNLINELTSGVLKMACSDLREFKKKHSLMRLSVNVTSENIVSLVFPEMLKTITDQNGINPCNITLELTESAVMGELTSSLDVLNRLRMKGFKLSIDDFGTGYSSLQQLFQAPFTELKIDRAFTSKMLVDKEAMVIVKICIMLGKMLNMKTLAEGVESAEILEELKRLGCDYAQGYYISKPMSFLAFSDWMSVKKHSCQ
- a CDS encoding substrate-binding periplasmic protein — its product is MQYFMTYAFYCCCFLASINVSATHIIAITEHLPPYQRLHDDFQVTGFTVEIVKALGEELGDDITIEVLPWARAYRRAQEEPNVLIFSMYRIPARDKLFKWVGKVDENVHYFYALRNSTHNHIKTVAQAKEKIIAVTGNAFEDRQLTSRGFKRLAKVSSPDKMVSLLFNKRVELLFGSEIAIANLASQDGYSTDDLIRLITIENWGDGLWLAFSKATADEIVHKYQQAYKRLHDNGQFNKIKADHFHFNFIKP